The following proteins are co-located in the Deinococcus metallilatus genome:
- the hspR gene encoding heat shock protein transcriptional repressor HspR, fused homodimer type, whose protein sequence is MATDSKQRPVYVISVAAELVDMHPQTLRLYERKGLIRPGRSSGKTRLYSERDIEHLREIRRLTQELGVNLAGVEEVMRLQHELDDLQGEFEAEIERLEDELRERATAPQPLPAPDGKLDPRDRPVYVISIAAELVDMHPQTLRLYERKQLIRPGRSSGKTRLYSERDIEHLREIRRLTQELGVNLAGVEEIMRLRHQLDSARAHMEGNVQRLQQDISDRMTSWRTLPAPERQVGPEDGDEGDGDSGK, encoded by the coding sequence ATGGCCACCGATTCCAAGCAACGCCCCGTCTACGTGATCTCGGTCGCGGCGGAACTCGTGGACATGCACCCGCAGACGCTGCGGCTCTACGAACGCAAGGGGCTGATCCGGCCGGGGCGCAGCAGCGGCAAGACCCGGCTGTATTCCGAACGCGACATCGAACATCTGCGCGAGATTCGCCGCCTCACCCAGGAACTCGGTGTCAATCTCGCCGGGGTCGAGGAGGTGATGCGCCTCCAGCACGAACTGGACGATCTCCAGGGCGAGTTCGAGGCCGAGATCGAGCGCCTCGAGGACGAACTGCGCGAGCGGGCGACGGCGCCGCAGCCGCTCCCCGCCCCGGACGGCAAGCTCGACCCCAGGGACCGCCCCGTCTACGTGATCTCCATCGCGGCGGAACTCGTGGACATGCACCCGCAGACGTTACGGTTGTACGAGCGCAAACAGCTCATCCGGCCCGGGCGCAGCAGCGGCAAGACCCGGCTGTATTCCGAACGCGATATCGAGCACCTGCGCGAGATTCGCCGCCTCACCCAGGAACTCGGCGTCAACCTCGCCGGGGTGGAGGAGATCATGCGGCTGCGGCACCAGCTCGACAGCGCGCGGGCACACATGGAAGGCAACGTGCAGCGCCTCCAGCAGGACATCAGCGACCGCATGACGAGCTGGCGCACCCTGCCTGCCCCGGAACGCCAGGTGGGGCCGGAGGACGGAGACGAGGGGGACGGGGACAGCGGCAAATGA
- a CDS encoding dipeptidase yields the protein MTQSQNADLTALQDRQGAEQELFELLRIPSVSADPAHTGDMARAAGFLRDKLQALGFTARVDPTAGHPLVYAERLDAPGQPTVLIYGHYDVQPEAPLEEWVTPPFEPTVRNGRIYARGSTDDKGQAYAHVRGVELLSKAGPLPVNVKFLLEGEEEVGSPSLEAYLKDHADELKADVIVISDGSRFAPDVPTVTYGLRGLSYVEIHVQGANRDLHSGSYGGAAPNPINALCEIITRLKDDQGRITIPGFYDGVEEPTPEEREMWAKLPHSDEDFAASIGVSDLPGEQGYSTLERLWARPTLDVNGIWGGYQGEGSKTVIPAKAGAKVSMRLVPGQDPDRITRLVQDYVPTLAPQGVQVEVKALHGGQPVKVDLDSPFIQAADRALTRVYGKPAAFGRTGGSIPIVAAFRSLLGAPVLLVDFGLNEDAPHSPNESFALEDYHNGILTSAYLLQELGK from the coding sequence ATGACCCAGTCCCAGAATGCCGACCTGACCGCCCTGCAAGACCGCCAGGGGGCCGAGCAGGAACTCTTTGAGCTGCTGCGGATTCCCAGCGTGAGCGCCGACCCGGCCCACACGGGGGACATGGCGCGGGCCGCCGGATTCCTGCGAGACAAGCTGCAAGCTCTCGGCTTCACGGCGCGGGTGGACCCGACCGCCGGACATCCGCTCGTGTACGCCGAACGCCTGGACGCACCCGGCCAGCCCACCGTGCTGATCTACGGGCACTACGACGTGCAGCCCGAAGCGCCGCTGGAGGAATGGGTGACGCCGCCCTTCGAGCCGACCGTGCGGAATGGCCGCATCTACGCGCGGGGCAGCACCGACGACAAGGGCCAGGCCTACGCCCATGTGCGCGGCGTGGAGCTGCTGTCGAAGGCCGGGCCGCTCCCCGTGAACGTGAAGTTCCTGCTCGAAGGCGAGGAGGAGGTGGGCAGCCCCAGCCTGGAGGCGTACCTGAAGGACCACGCCGACGAGCTGAAGGCCGACGTGATCGTAATTTCCGACGGCAGCCGCTTCGCACCGGACGTGCCCACCGTCACCTACGGCCTGCGCGGGCTGAGCTACGTGGAGATCCACGTGCAGGGTGCCAACCGCGACCTGCACAGCGGCAGCTACGGCGGGGCCGCGCCGAACCCGATCAACGCGCTGTGCGAGATCATCACCCGGCTCAAGGACGACCAGGGCCGCATCACCATCCCCGGCTTCTATGACGGCGTGGAGGAGCCGACCCCGGAGGAACGCGAGATGTGGGCCAAGCTCCCGCACAGTGACGAGGACTTCGCGGCCTCCATCGGCGTCTCCGACCTGCCCGGGGAGCAGGGGTACAGCACGCTGGAACGCCTGTGGGCGCGGCCCACACTCGACGTGAACGGCATCTGGGGCGGCTATCAGGGCGAGGGCAGCAAGACGGTGATTCCGGCGAAGGCCGGGGCGAAGGTGTCCATGCGCCTGGTACCCGGCCAGGACCCCGACCGCATCACCCGGCTGGTGCAGGACTACGTGCCCACCCTTGCCCCCCAGGGCGTCCAGGTGGAGGTGAAGGCTCTGCACGGCGGCCAGCCGGTGAAGGTGGACCTGGACTCGCCCTTCATCCAGGCCGCCGACCGCGCCCTGACGCGCGTGTACGGCAAACCCGCCGCCTTTGGCCGCACCGGCGGCAGCATCCCGATTGTCGCGGCCTTCCGCTCCCTGCTGGGCGCCCCCGTCCTGCTGGTGGACTTTGGCCTCAACGAGGACGCGCCCCACTCGCCCAACGAGAGCTTCGCGCTGGAGGACTACCACAATGGGATTCTGACGAGTGCGTATCTGCTTCAGGAGCTTGGGAAGTGA
- a CDS encoding phosphoribosylglycinamide formyltransferase, whose translation MILGFLASHGGSAARFLTEACRDGRLSAVPVALASNNSGSAALAWAREAGLKAAHLSGAKYPDPDALDAAIVAFLQEAGVDTLVLSGYMKALGPRVLSAYAGRLVNIHPSLLPRHGGRGMYGDRVHEAVLASGDSESGATVHLVTAGIDEGPMLGQVRVPVLPGDTLATLKARVQATEGELLLQALRSLV comes from the coding sequence ATGATCCTCGGCTTCCTCGCCTCCCACGGCGGCAGCGCGGCGCGCTTTCTGACCGAAGCCTGCCGGGACGGGCGGCTCAGCGCCGTGCCGGTGGCGCTCGCCAGCAACAACAGCGGCAGCGCGGCGCTGGCGTGGGCGCGGGAGGCCGGGCTGAAGGCGGCGCACCTCAGCGGCGCGAAATACCCTGACCCGGACGCGCTGGACGCGGCGATTGTGGCCTTTTTGCAGGAAGCGGGCGTGGATACGTTGGTGCTGAGCGGCTACATGAAGGCGCTGGGGCCGCGCGTCCTTTCCGCCTACGCGGGGCGGCTGGTGAACATCCACCCCAGCCTGCTCCCCCGGCATGGCGGGCGCGGCATGTACGGCGACCGCGTGCATGAGGCGGTGCTGGCCTCCGGGGACAGCGAGTCGGGCGCGACCGTCCACCTCGTTACCGCCGGGATCGACGAGGGGCCGATGCTGGGGCAGGTGCGGGTGCCGGTGCTGCCGGGTGACACCCTCGCCACCCTTAAGGCGCGAGTGCAGGCGACCGAGGGGGAATTGCTGCTGCAAGCTCTGCGGAGTCTCGTTTGA
- a CDS encoding DUF402 domain-containing protein codes for MKRKVFDLRAWPRVARHTQTVTPVPGYVIVDFTAHEVGRTLDVPFGDRTIRILDHGSRWVRVHPTGTGAGAIGDALTVMLDAAGCPEQLYVDIHAGEGVGGDGFPWIDDLYLDVIADWQEGWRVSETHIIDGEELEEAVEAGLVSPALAEAAWAHARKVEEELRMGTYGPLGVVRGYLEDPYT; via the coding sequence TTGAAACGGAAGGTCTTTGACCTGCGCGCCTGGCCGCGTGTGGCCCGGCACACCCAGACGGTCACGCCGGTGCCGGGGTACGTCATCGTGGACTTTACCGCGCACGAGGTCGGCCGGACGCTGGACGTGCCCTTCGGTGACCGGACCATCCGCATTCTCGACCACGGCTCCCGCTGGGTCCGCGTCCACCCCACGGGAACGGGTGCGGGCGCCATCGGGGATGCGCTGACCGTCATGCTGGATGCGGCGGGCTGTCCCGAGCAGCTCTACGTGGACATTCACGCGGGCGAAGGCGTGGGTGGGGACGGCTTCCCCTGGATCGACGACCTGTACCTCGACGTGATCGCCGACTGGCAGGAGGGGTGGCGGGTTAGCGAGACACACATCATCGACGGCGAGGAACTGGAAGAAGCGGTAGAAGCGGGCCTCGTCTCCCCTGCCCTGGCCGAAGCGGCGTGGGCACACGCGCGGAAGGTGGAGGAGGAGCTGAGGATGGGGACGTATGGGCCGTTGGGGGTGGTGCGGGGGTATCTGGAAGACCCTTACACCTGA
- a CDS encoding MFS transporter codes for MSAETRPNAAPALPLGRLLPLYAAQALATGATTVSTVLASLIMSNLGRESLSGLPSTLISASAALSAGLFGALMLRSGRRVGLGAAFTLGACGAVLGFLGARAGFTPLFLLGAAMMGGAQGGYQQARYAAAESVPESRRGTALGLLMLMSVLGSFLMTGFSGAVESLGTRLGTSAEVAGWLVGGGLLGTAALLMLLWTPLAAPLPSRARLSIGQAFAVPGVRSTALALATAQGLMVTLMSLTPLRAHHLGMDHGGVAALISGHIAGMFGFGWLTGPLIDRLGLRVGYVGGALLLAAAALTAPLPGAAWLGVSMFLLGLGWNLAFVTGSKALSRYPAAQGITDGLGYVAAGAGTLLGGLVIAQVGFPVLAHVCAVLALLPLVSAWRARKP; via the coding sequence TTGAGCGCCGAGACTCGCCCGAATGCCGCCCCCGCCCTGCCGCTGGGGCGGCTCCTTCCGCTGTATGCCGCGCAGGCGCTGGCGACCGGCGCGACCACCGTCAGCACGGTCCTCGCCAGCCTGATCATGAGCAACCTGGGCCGCGAGAGCCTGTCGGGGCTGCCCAGCACGCTGATCAGTGCGTCGGCCGCCCTCTCGGCGGGCCTGTTCGGCGCGCTGATGTTGCGGTCGGGGCGCCGGGTGGGGTTGGGGGCTGCCTTCACGCTGGGAGCTTGCGGCGCCGTCCTGGGCTTCCTCGGGGCGCGGGCCGGGTTCACGCCCCTCTTTTTGCTGGGGGCGGCGATGATGGGCGGGGCACAGGGCGGCTACCAGCAGGCGCGCTACGCTGCTGCCGAGAGCGTCCCCGAGTCGCGGCGCGGCACGGCCCTGGGTCTGCTGATGCTGATGAGCGTCCTGGGTTCCTTCCTGATGACCGGGTTCTCCGGCGCGGTGGAGAGCCTCGGCACCCGCCTGGGCACCTCTGCCGAGGTCGCCGGGTGGCTGGTCGGGGGCGGACTGCTGGGGACCGCGGCATTGCTGATGCTGCTGTGGACGCCTCTTGCCGCGCCCCTGCCATCGAGAGCGCGGCTCTCCATCGGCCAGGCCTTCGCCGTGCCGGGCGTGCGCTCCACCGCGCTGGCCCTCGCCACCGCCCAGGGCCTGATGGTCACGCTGATGAGCCTGACGCCACTGCGGGCGCACCATCTCGGAATGGATCACGGGGGCGTGGCCGCGCTGATTTCCGGCCATATCGCGGGCATGTTCGGCTTCGGCTGGCTGACCGGGCCGCTGATCGACCGGCTGGGGTTGCGGGTGGGTTACGTGGGAGGGGCGCTTCTGCTCGCCGCCGCCGCGCTCACTGCGCCGCTGCCCGGTGCCGCCTGGCTGGGCGTCAGCATGTTCCTGCTGGGTCTGGGGTGGAATCTCGCCTTCGTGACGGGGAGCAAGGCGCTCTCGCGCTATCCCGCCGCCCAGGGCATCACCGACGGCCTCGGCTACGTGGCAGCGGGCGCCGGGACACTGCTGGGCGGACTGGTCATCGCCCAGGTGGGTTTCCCGGTCCTCGCCCATGTGTGCGCCGTGCTGGCGCTGCTGCCGCTTGTGAGTGCGTGGCGGGCGCGCAAGCCCTGA
- a CDS encoding cobalamin B12-binding domain-containing protein: MEDRRIRVLIAKPGMDGHDRGAKVVARALRDAGMEVVYTGLRQTAEMIVNAAIQEDVDAIGLSVLSGAHMHYFREVVALLRERGAEDIIVFGGGIIPDQDLPKLEELGVGRVFTPGASTEEAAEYLKTAVARRWAAQSG; the protein is encoded by the coding sequence ATGGAAGACCGCCGCATCAGGGTCCTGATTGCCAAGCCCGGCATGGACGGCCACGACCGGGGCGCGAAGGTGGTGGCGCGGGCGCTGCGCGACGCGGGGATGGAAGTGGTGTATACGGGGCTGCGCCAGACCGCCGAGATGATCGTGAACGCCGCGATTCAGGAGGACGTGGACGCCATCGGCCTCAGCGTGCTGTCGGGCGCGCACATGCACTACTTCCGCGAGGTGGTGGCGCTGCTGCGCGAACGGGGCGCCGAGGACATCATCGTGTTCGGCGGGGGCATCATTCCCGACCAGGATTTGCCCAAGCTGGAGGAACTGGGCGTGGGCCGGGTGTTCACGCCGGGCGCGAGCACCGAGGAGGCCGCCGAGTACCTGAAGACGGCGGTGGCGCGGCGCTGGGCCGCGCAGAGCGGCTAA
- the gltX gene encoding glutamate--tRNA ligase — MPVVTRIAPSPTGDPHVGTAYIGLFNHTLAHQAQAAGEEGKFILRIEDTDRNRYVPDSEKRIFQMMQWLGLTPDESPLQGGQGGPYRQSERFDLYGEYARRLVGSGHAYYAFETPEELAALREEAQKEGRVIAVPSRDLDPTEAQRRVEAGEAAVIRLKVPREGETVVNDALRKPIPFQNREIDDKVLLKADGYPTYHLANVVDDRLMGVTHVIRAEEWITSTPIHVLLYRAFGWPEPVFAHMPLLRNADKSKISKRKNPTSVEWYMEQGFLPEAMLNFLATMGWTHPEGREIFDLAEFQRVFRLEDVTLGGPVFSLDKLKWMNGKYLREVLSEEEVAKRLHDYLASQKHDLPYDDYFRAVVRMMIPRMDVFSEFLEKTPYFWSEDYPVTEKAQKLIEEGRPFLRELAARLKNLPSFDPATTEAALRAFAEEKGLKPGKVMQPLRAAIAGTSESPGMFEMLEALGRERVVARVQRAAGS; from the coding sequence ATGCCTGTCGTCACCCGCATCGCTCCCAGCCCGACCGGCGATCCCCACGTCGGAACCGCCTACATCGGCCTCTTCAACCACACACTCGCGCATCAGGCGCAGGCGGCGGGCGAGGAGGGCAAGTTCATCCTCCGTATCGAGGACACCGACCGCAACCGCTACGTTCCCGACTCGGAAAAGCGCATCTTCCAGATGATGCAGTGGCTGGGCCTGACACCCGACGAGTCCCCGCTGCAAGGTGGCCAGGGCGGCCCCTACCGCCAGAGCGAACGCTTCGACCTCTACGGCGAGTACGCCCGCAGACTGGTGGGGTCCGGCCACGCCTACTACGCCTTCGAGACGCCCGAGGAACTGGCCGCCCTGCGCGAGGAGGCGCAAAAGGAAGGCCGCGTGATCGCCGTCCCCAGCCGCGACCTCGATCCCACCGAGGCGCAGCGGCGGGTAGAGGCGGGCGAGGCGGCGGTGATCCGTCTGAAGGTGCCGCGTGAGGGCGAGACGGTGGTCAATGACGCGCTCCGCAAGCCGATTCCCTTCCAGAACCGCGAGATCGACGACAAGGTGCTGCTGAAGGCCGACGGCTACCCCACCTACCACCTCGCCAACGTGGTGGATGACCGGCTGATGGGCGTCACGCACGTGATCCGCGCCGAGGAATGGATCACCTCCACGCCCATCCACGTCCTGCTGTACCGCGCCTTCGGCTGGCCGGAACCCGTCTTCGCGCACATGCCACTGCTGCGCAACGCCGACAAGTCCAAGATCAGCAAGCGCAAGAACCCCACCTCCGTCGAGTGGTACATGGAGCAGGGCTTCCTGCCCGAGGCGATGCTGAACTTCCTCGCCACGATGGGCTGGACCCACCCCGAGGGCAGGGAAATCTTCGACCTGGCCGAGTTCCAGCGCGTCTTCCGCCTGGAGGACGTGACGCTGGGCGGCCCAGTTTTCAGCCTGGACAAGCTGAAGTGGATGAATGGCAAGTACCTGCGCGAGGTGCTGAGCGAGGAGGAGGTGGCGAAGCGGCTCCACGATTACCTCGCCTCCCAGAAACACGACCTCCCCTATGACGACTACTTCCGCGCGGTGGTCCGCATGATGATTCCGCGCATGGACGTGTTCTCCGAGTTTCTGGAAAAGACACCCTACTTCTGGTCCGAGGATTACCCGGTCACCGAGAAGGCGCAGAAGCTGATCGAGGAAGGCCGCCCCTTCCTGCGCGAACTCGCCGCCCGCCTCAAGAATCTCCCCAGCTTCGACCCGGCCACGACGGAGGCCGCCCTGCGCGCCTTTGCGGAGGAAAAGGGCCTCAAGCCCGGCAAGGTGATGCAGCCCCTGCGCGCCGCCATCGCCGGAACGAGCGAAAGCCCCGGCATGTTCGAGATGCTCGAAGCTCTGGGCCGGGAGCGCGTGGTGGCGCGGGTGCAACGGGCGGCGGGAAGCTGA
- a CDS encoding PIN domain-containing protein: protein MPSPEAGAGRPLLLDASALLAFVRREPGGERVLESLSGGKHPCLVSAVQLVEVEGKLVSDGTSTPEQVARRIGQLGKLLTAVPFSPQAAQAAAFYYARRRPYNLSLGDALCLGTAEMLGADVMTAERAWAAIPDLPVQVQLIR from the coding sequence GTGCCAAGCCCTGAAGCGGGGGCGGGACGGCCCCTGCTGCTGGACGCGAGCGCCCTGCTGGCTTTTGTCCGCCGCGAACCGGGAGGCGAGCGGGTGCTGGAGAGCCTCAGCGGTGGCAAGCACCCCTGCCTGGTCAGTGCCGTACAACTGGTCGAAGTGGAAGGCAAGCTGGTCAGTGATGGCACCTCCACACCAGAACAGGTGGCCCGGCGCATCGGCCAACTGGGAAAGTTGCTGACGGCTGTCCCTTTTTCACCCCAAGCCGCCCAGGCCGCCGCCTTCTATTACGCCCGCCGCAGGCCGTACAACCTCAGCCTCGGAGATGCCCTCTGCCTGGGCACGGCGGAGATGCTGGGCGCGGACGTGATGACCGCCGAGCGGGCGTGGGCCGCCATTCCCGACCTACCGGTGCAAGTTCAGCTCATCCGCTGA
- the mutL gene encoding DNA mismatch repair endonuclease MutL produces MTIHLLPPHISRLIAAGEVVSRPLDVVRELVDNALDAGATRIEVEVEGGGLALVRVRDNGAGIAADSVALAPVRHATSKLEPEASAVERVSTLGFRGEALWAAAQAGELHLVTRPAAQVGASEVHAAGEAVTVRRTSAPAGTTVTVRSLFARLPARLRTQAPPGVEVREITALVGRYVLHHPGLYWRLTVDGEPRLTHAPSDHRGAVASVYGPLSANRVLRVEAEGVRGVVSRPELTRARRDRMHFSVNGRPILAPPELEKAVIEGFAELLPSGVAPLCVLDLTVAPEDHNPNVHPAKQVVALADLPGVAARVRAAVTEALAAHPLARAAPALIAPPEPQAAPARGTFPALTLVGVYQELYLLAQGEGDLWIVDAHAAHERALYERLTRELTAAPPAELPEPELLHLTPEQVARLHERASELRAWGLTIEDFGAGLARLRTLPAALAALPVPRLHEQIIEAALGDSPDPRRDVLARLACAPALKAGMLDAGRGEGVLAALTVCEQPWSCPHGRPTVLRLSERDLAHAFGRRGVRDVARGRDEVRDIKR; encoded by the coding sequence ATGACCATCCACCTCCTCCCCCCCCATATCTCCCGCCTGATCGCGGCGGGCGAGGTTGTGTCGCGTCCGCTGGATGTGGTGCGCGAACTGGTGGACAACGCGCTGGACGCGGGCGCCACCCGCATCGAGGTCGAGGTGGAGGGCGGCGGCCTCGCGCTGGTGCGGGTGCGGGACAACGGGGCGGGCATCGCGGCGGATTCGGTGGCGCTCGCGCCCGTGCGGCACGCGACGAGCAAGCTGGAACCGGAGGCGAGCGCGGTCGAGCGTGTCTCCACCCTGGGCTTCCGGGGTGAGGCGCTGTGGGCGGCGGCGCAGGCGGGTGAACTGCATCTGGTGACCCGCCCGGCGGCGCAGGTCGGCGCGTCGGAAGTTCATGCGGCGGGGGAGGCTGTAACGGTGCGCCGCACCTCGGCTCCGGCCGGGACGACGGTGACGGTGCGGAGCCTCTTCGCCCGCCTGCCCGCCCGCCTCCGCACCCAGGCTCCGCCCGGCGTGGAGGTCCGCGAAATCACCGCGCTGGTGGGCCGCTACGTGCTGCATCACCCCGGCCTGTACTGGCGCCTGACGGTGGACGGCGAGCCGAGGCTGACCCACGCCCCTTCCGATCACCGGGGCGCGGTGGCAAGCGTGTACGGGCCGCTCAGCGCGAACCGTGTGCTGCGGGTGGAGGCCGAGGGGGTGCGCGGTGTCGTCTCGCGCCCGGAACTCACCCGCGCCCGGCGCGACCGGATGCACTTCAGCGTGAACGGGCGGCCCATCCTCGCGCCGCCGGAGCTGGAAAAGGCAGTCATCGAGGGCTTCGCGGAGCTGCTGCCTTCCGGCGTGGCGCCGCTGTGCGTGCTGGATTTGACGGTTGCCCCCGAAGACCACAACCCGAATGTTCACCCCGCCAAGCAGGTCGTCGCTCTGGCCGACCTGCCCGGCGTGGCGGCCCGCGTTCGCGCCGCCGTCACGGAAGCCCTGGCCGCCCATCCTCTCGCCCGCGCCGCGCCCGCGCTGATCGCCCCGCCCGAACCGCAGGCGGCCCCCGCGCGGGGAACCTTTCCCGCCCTCACGCTGGTCGGCGTCTATCAGGAGTTGTACCTGCTCGCCCAGGGTGAGGGCGACCTGTGGATCGTGGACGCGCACGCCGCCCACGAACGCGCGCTGTACGAGCGGCTGACGCGCGAGCTGACCGCCGCGCCGCCCGCCGAACTCCCCGAACCCGAACTGCTGCACCTCACGCCCGAACAGGTGGCCCGCCTGCACGAGCGCGCGTCCGAACTGCGCGCCTGGGGCCTGACCATCGAGGACTTCGGCGCGGGCCTCGCCCGGCTGCGGACGCTGCCCGCCGCCCTGGCCGCCCTGCCGGTGCCGAGGCTGCACGAGCAGATCATCGAGGCCGCGCTGGGTGACAGCCCCGACCCCCGCCGAGACGTGCTGGCCCGCCTCGCCTGCGCGCCCGCGCTGAAGGCCGGGATGCTGGACGCGGGGAGGGGCGAGGGCGTGCTGGCCGCCCTGACCGTCTGTGAGCAGCCCTGGTCCTGCCCGCACGGGCGCCCGACCGTGCTGCGTCTCAGCGAACGCGACCTCGCCCACGCCTTCGGGCGGCGAGGGGTGCGGGACGTGGCGCGGGGGCGGGACGAGGTGCGGGACATCAAGCGGTAA